GGGTCCGTGAAAATTGGTCTGGAATGCTTTTTTTATTTCATTTTCGGGAGTTTCTTCAATTGGTCCGGTAATACCCACGCCGGCATTATTAATTACAACATCTATTTTTTCGGCCCTGATCAATACGTCGGCAATAGCAGCTTCAATAGATTCTGTGTTGTTCACGTCCATTTTCAACAATGGAAAGAGGGAGTCTGTAATTTTTTCTGGGTTTCGGCTGGTTCCAAAAACTTGATAGCCTTTTTCGGTAAGATATTCGCCAATGGCTTTACCAATTCCTGAAGAACCGCCTGTGATGAGTACTACTTTTGGCATACATGGTTGTTGAAAGGCAAAGGTGCGGTTAAGTGCTGGGTTTTCCAAATAGTTTTTCTAAAAAAGAGGAAAGAGGAAAGAGAAAAGAGGAAAGAAAAAATGTTGCTTTTGGGATTTGGGATTTTCTTTTTTTGGAATTTGCCATTTTCACGGAGAAAAAGAAAACACGAATCACGACTGAAGGGAACCACGACTGAAAGAATTGAACACACCTTTCGTGACTCGTGCAACCAAGTGGTCGTGGGGCAAACCGTCAAATTTTCGGTACATAAGCGGAGCCGAAGCCACGAGAATATAGCGCACAAAAAATGGCAAGCTACCTACATCACACCGCTACGACCATTTACCTTTGCTGCGTTCCCGCCCTGGAGGATTCAACAGGAGCTGGTTGTGTAGGACTTGCCGCTGCAAAGATAAGGCTTTTTCAAGTTTTTGCAAGTATTTTCATAGTTCAATTTTAATAAATACCTTGCGACAAATTAATAGCTTGTCATGAAAATCTATAACGTTTTAGTTCCTACACTTTTACTGCTCTTTTTGGGTGGTTGCGGAGGAAATTCTGAAGATAAAAAAGATGCATTTTCACTTCAAATTGAGAGTCCGAAGAAAACTTATACTCCTAAAGATGTGCTTTCGGTTTCATTAATTAACAAAAAGGATATTGAAACAGATTCAATCGTTTACTTTTTGAACAAAGATAAAGTTGAAATTTCTGGCAATACAATTTCCCTTGCAGGAAAAAAGTTGGGCGAAAGAACTTTAATAGCCAAAATACACAGCGATGGTGAAACTTTTACGGCTTCACAAAAAATTACGATTGTGTCGTCTATAAAACCAAAGCTTTACACCTATAAAATTCTTGAAACCTATCCGCACGATATAAACGCCTATACGCAAGGTTTAGAATTTGAAAATGACACTTTATACGAAAGTACCGGACAGTACCGAGAATCTTCGCTTCGAAAAACAGATTATAAAACAGGGGAAGTTTTAAAACTAGTTAAGCTTGCCGATCAATATTTTGCGGAAGGGCTAACCATTCTCAACAACAAAATATACCAACTTACGTGGCGCGAAAACACAGGTTTTATTTACAATCTTAAAACTATGGAGCAAACCGGCACTTTCGTTTATGGACAAAGTAAAGAAGGCTGGGGCCTTTGCCATGATGCCGAAAATAATATTTATAAAAGTGATGGTACCGATAGAATTTGGACTTTAAATTCGAATACACTTGCAGAAAAAGATTACATAGAAATTTTCACAAACACCAGTAAAATAAGCAGTGTAAACGAGCTGGAATGGGTGGAAGGAAAAATATATGCTAATGTGTACCAACAAGGTTCAATAGCCATAATAGATCCTTCAAACGGCGCGGTGGAAGGCGTTATTGACTTAACCGATTTAAAAGATAAAGTTACGCAACACCCTAAACTGGACGTGCTGAACGGTATTGCCTATAATGGTGAACCGAACATACTTTACATTACTGGAAAAAACTGGGACAAGCTTTTTAAGATTGAAATTTTTGAAAAGTAATTGAACATTTTACTTTAAGCAAACCGAAATTTTTCACCACAATTCACGAAATAGTAATTGAAACTATTGATGAATTCGTGGTGATTTTGTTTAATCACTTTTCCCTCATCCAAAAGGCCTGTTCCCTCAAACGCTATTTTTTCACGGTTTGATATTTAATTTCTTTGAATAACAAAACCATCAAAATCATGAAAAAAGCAATTACAATCAGTATCCCCGAGCCTTGCCATGAAGACTGGGCAAAAATGACAGCTACCGAAAAAGGAAAATTCTGCAGTGTCTGCACAAAAGAAGTATTCGACTTTACTTCTAAAACCGATGAAGAATTAGTGAAAATTCTATCGAAAAATAAAAACGCTTGTGGCAGATTAAAAAAATCACAACTTAATCGCGAAGTAAAATTAGAGCGCAAAAGTGGGCAAAGCCTTGCTCCTATCGCAGCTTCTATGTTGCTGCCGCTTTCGCTGTTGTCTAACAATTTACCAACGGAAATTAATTCGGCTTCAGAAAAACCGATGGTTTCATTGGGAATTGGTCGTTTCAGCAACGGTTTAAACAGAATTCAAATTGTAACCGAAGGCATTGTAACCGACCAAAACGGAATTCCGTTGCGAAACGTAGAGATCACCTCCAACGAAACAGGCGCCCGTGAATGGACCAATAAAGAAGGAGAATATCGAATTGTAACTTTAGACCATGAGCAGCTTGAATTTAAATTGAAAAATTACATTTCGAAAGAAATAACGTTGAGTAATTCTTCAAAAACAATAGCTGTTTCAATGGAATATAAAACAGAACTTAAAAGTGCTGTTTTGGGAAAAATTGCTCCAACGACTAAAATATTCGTAGAAAAGGATTCAACCACAAATTATACAAAAGGCGTGGTTGCAGATGAATCGGGCTTGCCACTTCCGGGCGTAAACATTATAATTAAGGGAACTGCAACGGGTACCCAAACCGATTTTGACGGCAATTATAATATTGAAACCAAACCGGGCGATGTATTGGTTTTTAGCTACGTTGGCTTTGAAACAAAAGAAGTAACGGTTTCGAATATTTCTAACATTATAAATCTAAACCTAGAAGTAGGAGGATATTTAGGAGGTATTGTGGTTGTAACTGGAGGTATTTCCTATAATGATTATTACGTATCAGAAAAAGACCCCAATTGGTACGAAAAGGCAAAAGCGGCATATAAAAACACTATTGCGTTTAGAAAGCTAAAAAAGGCACGAAAAAAAGCGGCGCGTAAAAACAAATAATGGTATAAAATAGTAAATAGCAGCCACGAATTCGCGAATTATAATTTTAAAATATTCGTGTTTTCGTGTATTTTCCTTTTATAGCCACTATTCTCAAGTTTCAATTATTGATAGAAAACTTCTTTAAACATTACAATAATAAGCTTCATAAAAAGTTATATTTTTACCAAAATTATAATTGAATGAGGTATTTATACGGTTTGGCAATTTTGTGTTGCCTGGTATTATGGAGTTCTTGCCGCAACGATTTTGAAACCGTTGCCAGCACTGGTAATTTAGAGTTTTCGAAAGATACGGTTTACTTAGACACTATATTTAGCAATATTGGCTCCAGCACGTATAATTTAAAAGTTTACAACCGCAGCGATGAGGATATTCATATTCCCACCGTTAGATTGGCGCAGGGTGAAGCTTCGCATTATCGGTTAAATGTTGACGGCATGCCGGGCAAAGTTTTTGAAAACGTACAGGTTTTGGCAAAAGACAGTATTTTCATTTTTATTGAAACCACTTTCGATATAAATAACCTTCCCACTAACCAAACAGATTTTCTATATACAGACGAATTACTTTTCGATACTGGCGGAAACCAACAACAAGTTAATTTGGTGACTCTTGTTAAGGATGCGGTTTTTCTTTTTCCAGAGAGATTTCCGGATGGAACAACCGAAACGCTGTACTTTGGCGATGATGAAAATGGCGACCCAATACTTGTTGAAGGTTTTTACTTAGACGATAACGAGCTAACTTTCACCAATGAAAAACCCTACGTTATTTACGGTTACGCAGCCGTACCAAGTAATAAAACACTAACGCTCGAAGCTGGTGCCCGCGTACATTTGCACAACGGAAGCGCACTCTTGGTTGCCGAAAATGGCACAATAAAATCTATGGGTGAATTAAGTTCAGATCCCGTGGCTTTAGAAAATGAAGTTATTATTGAAGGCGACCGCCTAGAACCTGGTTTTAGCGACGTCCCCGGGCAATGGCTAAGCATTTGGCTAACTTCTGGCAGCGTTAATAATGAGTTTAACTATACTACAATAAAAAATAGCACGGTAGCACTTCGTGTGGAGAACAGCGAGGTTTCTTTAAAAAATGTTCAAATTTACAACAATACGCTCTACGGTGTGCTTGCGCGAACTGGACTAATAGAAGGCGAAAATATGGTGGTTAACAATAGCGGCATTTCTTCCTTGGCAATTCAAGTGGGTGGAAGCTATGTTTTTAAACACAGTACATTTGCCAATTACTGGACCAACGGTTTCCGCTCTACGCCAGCCGTAACAATTGATAATAGTTTAAATATTGATGAAACCACCACGGTTGTTGAAGATTTAGTAAAGGCAGACTTTAAAAACTGTATTATCTACGGCAACGAACGCCGCGAATTTTCAGTTTTTCAAAATACGGCTGCCGCATTTAATTTTAATTTTGAGAATAGTTTAATTCGTTTTGAAGATCCAACGGGAGAGTTTAGCGACAATCCATTGTACGATTTTGCGAATGCTTCATTATACACGAATATTGTTCAAAACCAAGACCCTGTTTTTCAGAATACCGAAAAAAACAATTTTAATATTGAAGCTGAAACTTCAGCTGCCGAAAATATTGGAAAGAATGGCGTTGGACCAAATATTGATTTAAACGGAAGAACCCGAAGCAATCCGCCAGATGCGGGAGCTTATGAAACCACAGTGTTTCCAGAAGATTAATCTCACCAACATAGAACACAAAAGACTGTCTGAAAAGGCAGTCTTTTGTATTTTCTTAAATTCCTATTGAATTTTTTATTCTTTGCAACTTTTCGACTTTGCGAGAAAAATTTGCACCCAGAGACAAAGAGTAACAATGACTTTAATGTAGAAAAGCTGTTTTTGTTACTCTGCCTTCAACCATTTCAGTTTCAGTTTGGAGTTTTTCCGTTCTACAGGCTGCATTACCAAAGTATCGCCGCTAAAGTAAAATCTTCTTTCGGCAGTCAATCCAAACTCAGAAGGGTTAGAGTGTGAAAGTTTAAAATGCGAAACGATGCTATCTGCTTCAGAAACTTTGTAATTGCCCATATAATAGTAGGATTTAGTGATATATTTTAAAGCCTCCAACGCAATGGAATCGTTAAAATTTGGGAACTTCATTCCCGCTTTTTCATAGCCTTTCTCATAGAGATGAAGCGCAACGTGCCCATTTGCATCATAAAGCAAGTAACCATCCATTCCGCCGCGATAATGGCTCCACGTATCAGTAACGGTGTCGCGCACTTTCATACTTTCAAGTTTCCAAAGACCCGCTATTTTTGAAGGTGAATTATCTTCATTTTTACAGGAAAATGTAGCTATCAAAATTCCGGCAGCAATTATATATTTTACTTTTTTCATTAAAAAATTTAATAAATTATAAATTAACCTAGACCATCCTGCAAGGTCTCTTTTTTGACCTTGTAGGTATAACTAACTAGCAAAGTTAAACCTACCAAATAAGACCTACCGATGTACGATCCGTCGAAATACCTACAAGGTTTTGAAAACCTTGCAGGAGGCAATTATTTAGTAATCAATTCTACCTTCTTTTGCTCCCCACTTTTTGAAAACTTTTCGGCCTTCTTCCCTATTTAAAATTCCGGCAGCAATTATATATTTTACTTTTTTCATTAAAAAACTTAATTAATTATTAATCAATCTAGACTATCCTGCAAGGTCTCTTTTTTGACCTTGTAGGTATAACTAACTATCAAAGTTAAACCTACCGAATAAGACCTACCGAAGTACGATCTGTCAAAATACCTACAAGGTTTTGAAAACCTTGCAGGAGGCAATTATTTAGTAATCAATTCTACCTTCTTTTGCTCCCCACTTTTTGAAAACTTTTCGGCCTTCTTCCCTATTTAAAATTCCGGCAGCAATTATATATTTTACTTTTTTCATTAAAAAACTTAATAAATTATAAATTAACCTAGACTATCCTGCAAGGTCTCTTTTTTGACCTTGTAGGTATAACTAACTAGCAAAGTTAAACCTACCAAATAAGACCTACCGATGTACGATCTGTCGAAATACCTACAAGGTTTTGAAAACCTTGCAGGAGGCAATTATTTAGTAATCAATTCTACCTTCTTTTGCTCCCCACTTTTTGAAAACTTTTCGGCCTTCTTCCCTGTCGAGATTAATAAATTTTACGTTTCTATTTTTAATATTCTTCTCAATTTCATCGTAAATAAAATGATCGTCAAAGCCTATTTCCGCAGCGTCTTCCTTCGTGCATGCATAGTAAACCGCTTTTGGTCGTGCCCAATAAATAGCGCCCAAACACATGGGGCACGGCTCGCAGGAGGTATAAATAATACAATCGTCTAATTGAAAGCTACCGAGGTTCTCACAAGCTTTCCGGATGGCAACAACCTCAGCGTGCGCTGTAGGGTCATTGCTGGAAGTTACTTGATTAAAACCTTCGGCAATTATTTCGCCATTTTTTACAATTACAGCTCCAAAGGGGCCGCCGGCGTTGTTGTTCATCCCTTTTTCGGAAAGTTCGATGGCTCGTTTTATAAA
This region of Aequorivita marisscotiae genomic DNA includes:
- a CDS encoding glutaminyl-peptide cyclotransferase, producing MKIYNVLVPTLLLLFLGGCGGNSEDKKDAFSLQIESPKKTYTPKDVLSVSLINKKDIETDSIVYFLNKDKVEISGNTISLAGKKLGERTLIAKIHSDGETFTASQKITIVSSIKPKLYTYKILETYPHDINAYTQGLEFENDTLYESTGQYRESSLRKTDYKTGEVLKLVKLADQYFAEGLTILNNKIYQLTWRENTGFIYNLKTMEQTGTFVYGQSKEGWGLCHDAENNIYKSDGTDRIWTLNSNTLAEKDYIEIFTNTSKISSVNELEWVEGKIYANVYQQGSIAIIDPSNGAVEGVIDLTDLKDKVTQHPKLDVLNGIAYNGEPNILYITGKNWDKLFKIEIFEK
- a CDS encoding carboxypeptidase-like regulatory domain-containing protein — translated: MKKAITISIPEPCHEDWAKMTATEKGKFCSVCTKEVFDFTSKTDEELVKILSKNKNACGRLKKSQLNREVKLERKSGQSLAPIAASMLLPLSLLSNNLPTEINSASEKPMVSLGIGRFSNGLNRIQIVTEGIVTDQNGIPLRNVEITSNETGAREWTNKEGEYRIVTLDHEQLEFKLKNYISKEITLSNSSKTIAVSMEYKTELKSAVLGKIAPTTKIFVEKDSTTNYTKGVVADESGLPLPGVNIIIKGTATGTQTDFDGNYNIETKPGDVLVFSYVGFETKEVTVSNISNIINLNLEVGGYLGGIVVVTGGISYNDYYVSEKDPNWYEKAKAAYKNTIAFRKLKKARKKAARKNK
- a CDS encoding nucleoside deaminase; the protein is MITEKDKQFIKRAIELSEKGMNNNAGGPFGAVIVKNGEIIAEGFNQVTSSNDPTAHAEVVAIRKACENLGSFQLDDCIIYTSCEPCPMCLGAIYWARPKAVYYACTKEDAAEIGFDDHFIYDEIEKNIKNRNVKFINLDREEGRKVFKKWGAKEGRIDY
- a CDS encoding lipocalin-like domain-containing protein, yielding MKKVKYIIAAGILIATFSCKNEDNSPSKIAGLWKLESMKVRDTVTDTWSHYRGGMDGYLLYDANGHVALHLYEKGYEKAGMKFPNFNDSIALEALKYITKSYYYMGNYKVSEADSIVSHFKLSHSNPSEFGLTAERRFYFSGDTLVMQPVERKNSKLKLKWLKAE